The genomic stretch ATCATCTTTGCGTTCCAGCTTTGATGTTCTGAACGCTCACTCCAAAGAGTCACGGCTTTTTTCGCGGCTCTTGGAGCGACGGCGGCAAAGTAGAACCAGCGTTCTAGCAGCACTGCCCATAACATGAAGCTGAGGATGAAGATAGCGACGAGTACATCGCCACCCATTCCCAAGAAGCGCCTAATTGATTCAAGTTCTCCAACTAACCACCACATAACGCCTCCTTAGCTTTCGGCTTTATGTAGTTTTTCCTGATAGCGAGCGATGAAACCTGCACTCTGTTCTTCAAGAGTTTGAACCAAACGACGACCTTTACTGTGTACGATGGTGTAAAGGAACAGTAGAGGAATTGCGACAACCAGACCTAGCATGGTGGTTACCAATGCTTCAGAAATACCGCCAGCCATTAGTTTCGGATCGCCGGTACCAAATAGCGTGATTGCCTGGAAGGTACCAATCATACCCATTACTGTACCTAGTAGTCCCAGTAGTGGTGCTACAGAAGCAAACAGTTTGATTGAGCTGATAAAGCGTTCAATGCTTGGTGCATTGCGTAGGATGATTTCGTCCAACTTCGCTTCCAGATCTTCAAGGTTGTCGCCTTTGTGATCTTGGTAAGCTTGGATAACTTCACCTAGAGGGTTGCCAGGGATAACTGTGTCTGATTTCGCCTGTTTACGCATTTTGCCACCGATGATCTGAAGGCGTAGGAAGCACAATAGCGCGATGATGACACCAACAGCGCCCATTGCTAGGATGACGTAACCAACGATACCACCTTGGTCAATACGTTCCTGAACGGTAGGACTCTGTACTAGTAGCGATAGAATTACGCCACGAGATGGATCAAGGAATAGCGGCTCATAAGTGCCTTTTGCTGATTCAAAACCAGCCACTTGGCTTGTGATGTTCTTGCTTGGCTGACGTGATAGTTCTTCGAACTTGCCAGTTTGAGGTACGTAAATGACGTATTTGCCATCTGCAATTGCGTTAAATTCACCTACTAGCGTTACGTCGCGAACGGCTTCTTTACCTTCACCGTAAACAACCGTTGCTTGTGTTGTTGATGTATCACCAGATACGACAACTTGTTGAAGAATAGTGTGCCAGAATGCTTCCAGCTCTTGAGTTGATGGTAGTTCTTTACTTTCTGCCAGTTTCGTCAGCAGTGCATCACGCTCTGGGAACTGAACGGCATTTTGCGAAGCGGCAAACAGCCCTTTAAATTCGCCTGCGTATTGACGAACCACACCAAACATTTCACCCAAGGTACCGGAGCGAACACGCAGTGTTTCGGTTAGTTCAGTCAGTTGTTTGTCGTTTTCGTCGAAAGTGGCTTTTAGTTGATCGCCAAGCGCTTGCTGTGCAGCTAGCTCTTCACGAGCCTGTTGTAATAATGCAGCTTGTTGGTCGCGATCGCGCTTGAACACAGCTTCGCGTTCTTTGTTTTCTTTTGATTCAACAATGCTTTCTGATTTTACGTTTTTTAGTAGTTCAGAAAGTGTTTGTGGGGTTTCAGCTTGAACGCCACAAACCATAAATAAGCTGGCTAGTAGACCAGCGGCTAGAGTTTTGAATCCTTTCATCTCTTATTCCTCCCCAGCAAATACAGGCAATTTGATTAGCGCTGGTGGCGCTTGCTTCTTCGCAATACGAAGGCCTTGCTGTACCGCAATACGGTAGCTTTCAGGTAGTGTCTCCCATTGACGTGTTTGTTGGTTCCACATACCTGTTTCACCGCCGTCTGGAGATTGGAATAGAAGTGCTGTACGACCAATACGTAAGAAATCGTACGTTACGATTTCGCCGTTACGATCTAAGCTCGCTTTGTAAGACTCAATTGAGCGAGAGAAGCCTTCTTCAATTTGGTACGCTTCCATCACTTTACGGAATTTCTCAGAAGTCGTTACGTCTGCGCGATCCATCAGGCGGCGTAACTCTTGAACGCGTTTGTTGCGTTCTTCTTTTTGGAAAGGCAAATCGAGAGTAACGAACTCATCTAGCGCATCGATCATTTTTAGTGTTAGAGGAACAACTTCTGTTGCTGTTTGATCGATTTGAGCAATTTGGTTATTCAATGAGTCCAGTTCGCCCTGTTGCGATTGAACCATTCGATTAATTTGCTCGTTGTAGACTTTCATACTATCGATTTGACGAAGTAAGCCCTTATATTCTGCCAACATACCTTCTGTGCTTTCAGCGTAAGTATCGATTTTTTGCTGAGAAGCTTGAGAAGACTTCGTTGTTTGTGCTTGATTGGCGACTACGGTTCCAGAGTCTGCAGCAATCGCTGCACCACTTACCGAGAGAATCGCGGCAGTAACTGCACTTACGCCAAATTCCTTTAACGTCATAGTAGCATCCTTGTTAGTGTAAATAGTCAGTCGAATAGGGCGCAGGAAATACTCCTGCGCCAAAGGTTTTAATTAAAAGTTTTGAGAGTATTTCAAGAAGTAAACGCGGCCTTGAATGCTGTATAGGTCTTTATCGTAAGTTACACCATCAGATTCAAATGCAGGATCTTCATCAGTTAAGTTACGAACACCAGCAGTAAACTTCGCATCCCATGGAGCTAAGTAGTTGTACGCGATGTTCCACGTTGTTTGTGATGATATATGGCCAGTTTTATTATAGTTGTCGTCAACATCTTGAGCTTGATCGGCGATGTGATCAGCAGATAGGTAGATGTCATGTTCTTCCAAGAAGTTTACGCCAACACCTGTGTTGAAACGGTATTCTGGTAGACCATTTCGACCCACTTGGTTGTTTACAGGACCACCAACGTATTCTGGTGAGCTGTAATCAAGCACGTAGCTACCTGTAAAGTCATAACGGATTGTTGCAACATTAAAGTCATAACGATAACCGATTTTAAGGTCTAGACCTGATGTATCAAGTGTTCCTAGGTTTTGAAGTCCAGCAGTAGCTTCTTTGATTCGTCCATTTTCTCGAACGATATTTGGATTCGACACACCAGAACTACGTTCTTGATCAATCATGCTCTGGAGCGTATTCAGAGTGATTACGTCATCAATGCTAATGTTGTAGTAGTCTAAAGTCAGGTCTAGGTCGTCAATTGGTGAGTAACTGATCCCGAAGTTAAAAGATACAGACTTTTCTGCATCCAGATCTTCATTGGATGTGCGAGTAACGTCATATTGAGTTTCCGGACATTCTGAAGCTGATATGCCATTCTGGCTACAGAATACGTAGTCTTTCGCATAGTCAGATGAGAAGCTATCAGCTCCGTATAGATCTGATAGGGTTGGAGCTCGGAAACCAAGACCTGCACCAGTACGGAACATCAAGTTGTCTAACGGCTGGTAACGGAAAGATACTTTTGGTGAGATTTCATCTCCAAAGTCACTGTAATGGTCGTAACGAGCTGCAATGTTCATCTCTAGTTCATCAGTAAACGCAATGAGAGATTCAGCATAAATTGCGTATGTTTCGCGGTCACCACCAGCGGAGTTCCCCGAACTACCAATGATATTACCCGCTTCACTTTGTGGATCGTATTGGTCAAAGTAGTCGTAAGTTGTGTACTCTGCCCCTACATATAGTGGGATAACAATGTTTCCCACTTCTGCTAGATCAAATTGAAGTCCACCATAAACTTGGTGCATTTCCATTTGAGTTTCGCGCCCTGTTCCTGCTGACAGTTGGCTAGTCGCATCGGCACTGAACTCGCCATTTACAAACTGACCTGAGTTTGCCAGTTGTTCAGCTGGAGAGCGGAACACATAGCCAGTACCAGTTTCGTTACTATTCGAGAAGTTTAGGTGGTAACCAGTTTCCCAAATGACTTCACCAAATGAATCTGTGTAAAGTGTGCCATCTAAGCCGGCTTTTAAGTCTGCTTGGAAATCGGTAACACTATTGTCACGTGTACCAACATTGTTGAATCGGTAATAAACAGCAGCAGGACCTTTAGTTGCATCTAAGCCATTTTCGGCAAAGAATGCTGCGCCACCAGTAGTTGTTGGATCGACTTCGAAATAACCAGCCGCTGGCGCGAAGCGTCCAAAGCTTTCATTTCGGTTTAAAAGAACCTGAGCGTTAAACGTGGTGTCATCAGATAAGAAAATGTTACCGTTCATAAAAACGGTGTTGCGTTCTAGAGATGCTGTTTGAGCAGCTTCCGATGTGTAGTCGTAGCCGCAGATATCACCTAAGCCAGGGTAGTTCGTTAACCCTACAAAACCTTTTGAAGGATCACACGAAGCGTCTGTGTCGTAGCCTTTAAGTGCTTTCAACTGACCATCATGATAAACGTTACGCCCGTAAATACTAACGCCTGACATATCGAAGTAGTTTGCAGAGCCAGTGTTGGTTGAGCTTAGGTAATCACGATCGCGTTGGTAAATTTCGTCTTTGCTGTCATGTTCAAATGAGAACATGATGTTACCTTTCTCACCGCTTGTACCTAGCACAATTGAAACGTTTTCTTCGTCAGCTCCTTCGCGACTTGGAATACCAGACCCCAGGGTTACGTTGATGCCATCAAATTCTTCTTTAAGAATGATGTTTACTACGCCTGCTACAGCATCAGAGCCATACACCGCAGAACCACCGTCGGCCATGACTTCCACGCGCTCTACGATCGCTGACGGAATTACGTTGATGTTTGCTGCACCACCACCCATTGATGCGGAACCAGGGAGACGTTTACCATTGATCAAAACGAGAGTGCGCTCAGAACCTAGGCCACGTAGAGAGATCGTTGCTTGACTTTGCGCAGAGCTACCTGAACGCTCGTTGTGTGAACCAAATGAGTTAAAAGATGATTTACGCAATACATCGGCAATCGATACGTCACCAGCGCGTTCAATTTCAGCTCGACCAATTACTGCTACTGGAGTGCTTCCTTCCATAGATGCGCGCGTTAGGCGCGAACCAGTAACTTTCATCTTTTGAAGTTTTTCGACTTGTTGCTCTTCTGCCTGTGCTGTTAGAGGGGCCACTGCTGCCGCTGTCCCCAAAGCAAGACTGATCGCAACAGATAAAGCGGTTGTGTTTTTATACATCCTTGTTGCTCCGATTATTATTATTTCCTATGTCTGGTCGCATAGCGACCAAATGTGACGTTAATATTTCGTTAACGGTCGGCCAATGTATAACCGAGAAGAAAAAAGGAAGTCAAACCAGTGGTAAACGGAGATGTGGAAATGTAAAAAAGATGTAAACAACTAAAAGTGATTTAAATCACGGAATAATTTACTGTGTAGGTTCTATAAATCGAGATCAAATTTTAATAAAACACCGTATTTTGTGTTTCTTGTAAACTTTAATGACATATATTGCCTATGGTTTTTAAGCGGGTAATTGAATCTGAAAATACTCATTTATCCAGTGAATTATTCTAAAGGTGGAATTTTATCGAATGCTAACCATGTTGACTTGGTTGCACTGGGTGGTATCAAAATATGATACCCATTGCTGTAAAAGGGCTCACTCGTATTTTTCAGTCAAATGTAACCACAGCTTATGTGTCTATTTATTCTTGCTATGTGCATTTTTATATAGGGTTTTGGCTCTAAAGTGCCTAGATTGATATTCTGCAGGAATTCTTTTTGTGGTTTTTTATAATTTTTTACAAAAACATTTCTGTTTTTCGACATCGGAGGAAGTTTGTCATGTTTTGGTTTCAAACACTTGAAGCTGATGTGGATTCAAGATAAATATGACGCTGAAATTATTGCCGTAGAAGAAAAAACTAGTTATTGAATCGCAGGGAGTGTGTTTCAACAGCTTTAGTTACTACGCGGATAGATATGCACCATTTTGGGCCGGAAACTTCCCACCAAACCCGCCTAATTTGGACAGTAGACAAGGAGCAAGTTGTATATGCTGTCGTACTTTTTACGCCGTTTAGCGTTAGTCATTCCGACGTTTCTCGGTATCACCATTCTTATCTTTGCCATCACTCGATTTGTACCGGGTGGGCCAGTTGAACGCATGCTGTCACAAATGCAGTCTCAGGGAGACGGCGCAGCATCGATGACGTCAGCGGGTGGCAATACTGCACTGTCTGATGAGCAAATCGCTGAGCTAAACGCATTCTACGGGTTGGATAAACCTGTGATGGAAGCTTACGTTGATTGGTTGAGTCGATTAGTGACGTTGGACTTTGGTGAATCAACGCGTTATTACGAACCAGTATCGGATATGATTGCAGAGCGTCTGCCTGTTTCGCTGTTCTATGGTGGCATGACTTTCTTTATCAGCTACTTCATCTCGATACCGCTTGGCTATTACAAAGCCCTCAAGCACGGTTCTGTGTTTGATTCTACCTCCTCCATTTTGATATTCGTCGGTTATGCCTTGCCTGGCTATGTGGTTGGCGTGTTATTGATTACTTTGTTTAGTTATCACTTGGAATGGTTCCCTATGGGGGGCTTTGTCGGTGATGATTTCGATGACTATGAAACCTTCTTTGAACGCGCAAAAGACGTGATGTGGCATGCTGTGCTTCCGCTGATCTGTTACTTGATTGGTGATTTCGCAACGCTCACTATGACGATGAAAAATAACCTGATGGAAAACTTATCATCGGATTACATCCGTACCGCGATCGCAAAAGGCTTGCCGTTTAAGAAAGCGGTACGCAAACACGCGCTACGCAATAGCTTAATTCCAATTGCTTCTCACTTTGGCAACTCACTGTTGTTCTTCATGACAGGGGCATTTTTGATCGAAGTTATCTTCAACATCGACGGCATTGGTTTATTAGGTTACGAATCCATTATGGAACGTGATTACCCAGTAGTGATGGGCATCGTTGCTATCAACGCGGTATTGCTGCTGATCGGCAATATTATTTCGGATATCTGTGTTGCTTTAGTCGACCCACGTGTGAAGTTTGGAGCGTAATATGATTAAAGTAAGTCCATTAACTCAAAAGAAAATCCGTCACTTTAAAGAAATTAAACGTGGTTATTGGTC from Vibrio parahaemolyticus encodes the following:
- a CDS encoding DUF3450 domain-containing protein, which translates into the protein MTLKEFGVSAVTAAILSVSGAAIAADSGTVVANQAQTTKSSQASQQKIDTYAESTEGMLAEYKGLLRQIDSMKVYNEQINRMVQSQQGELDSLNNQIAQIDQTATEVVPLTLKMIDALDEFVTLDLPFQKEERNKRVQELRRLMDRADVTTSEKFRKVMEAYQIEEGFSRSIESYKASLDRNGEIVTYDFLRIGRTALLFQSPDGGETGMWNQQTRQWETLPESYRIAVQQGLRIAKKQAPPALIKLPVFAGEE
- a CDS encoding ABC transporter permease subunit, which gives rise to MLSYFLRRLALVIPTFLGITILIFAITRFVPGGPVERMLSQMQSQGDGAASMTSAGGNTALSDEQIAELNAFYGLDKPVMEAYVDWLSRLVTLDFGESTRYYEPVSDMIAERLPVSLFYGGMTFFISYFISIPLGYYKALKHGSVFDSTSSILIFVGYALPGYVVGVLLITLFSYHLEWFPMGGFVGDDFDDYETFFERAKDVMWHAVLPLICYLIGDFATLTMTMKNNLMENLSSDYIRTAIAKGLPFKKAVRKHALRNSLIPIASHFGNSLLFFMTGAFLIEVIFNIDGIGLLGYESIMERDYPVVMGIVAINAVLLLIGNIISDICVALVDPRVKFGA
- a CDS encoding TonB-dependent receptor plug domain-containing protein → MYKNTTALSVAISLALGTAAAVAPLTAQAEEQQVEKLQKMKVTGSRLTRASMEGSTPVAVIGRAEIERAGDVSIADVLRKSSFNSFGSHNERSGSSAQSQATISLRGLGSERTLVLINGKRLPGSASMGGGAANINVIPSAIVERVEVMADGGSAVYGSDAVAGVVNIILKEEFDGINVTLGSGIPSREGADEENVSIVLGTSGEKGNIMFSFEHDSKDEIYQRDRDYLSSTNTGSANYFDMSGVSIYGRNVYHDGQLKALKGYDTDASCDPSKGFVGLTNYPGLGDICGYDYTSEAAQTASLERNTVFMNGNIFLSDDTTFNAQVLLNRNESFGRFAPAAGYFEVDPTTTGGAAFFAENGLDATKGPAAVYYRFNNVGTRDNSVTDFQADLKAGLDGTLYTDSFGEVIWETGYHLNFSNSNETGTGYVFRSPAEQLANSGQFVNGEFSADATSQLSAGTGRETQMEMHQVYGGLQFDLAEVGNIVIPLYVGAEYTTYDYFDQYDPQSEAGNIIGSSGNSAGGDRETYAIYAESLIAFTDELEMNIAARYDHYSDFGDEISPKVSFRYQPLDNLMFRTGAGLGFRAPTLSDLYGADSFSSDYAKDYVFCSQNGISASECPETQYDVTRTSNEDLDAEKSVSFNFGISYSPIDDLDLTLDYYNISIDDVITLNTLQSMIDQERSSGVSNPNIVRENGRIKEATAGLQNLGTLDTSGLDLKIGYRYDFNVATIRYDFTGSYVLDYSSPEYVGGPVNNQVGRNGLPEYRFNTGVGVNFLEEHDIYLSADHIADQAQDVDDNYNKTGHISSQTTWNIAYNYLAPWDAKFTAGVRNLTDEDPAFESDGVTYDKDLYSIQGRVYFLKYSQNF
- a CDS encoding MotA/TolQ/ExbB proton channel family protein, whose translation is MKGFKTLAAGLLASLFMVCGVQAETPQTLSELLKNVKSESIVESKENKEREAVFKRDRDQQAALLQQAREELAAQQALGDQLKATFDENDKQLTELTETLRVRSGTLGEMFGVVRQYAGEFKGLFAASQNAVQFPERDALLTKLAESKELPSTQELEAFWHTILQQVVVSGDTSTTQATVVYGEGKEAVRDVTLVGEFNAIADGKYVIYVPQTGKFEELSRQPSKNITSQVAGFESAKGTYEPLFLDPSRGVILSLLVQSPTVQERIDQGGIVGYVILAMGAVGVIIALLCFLRLQIIGGKMRKQAKSDTVIPGNPLGEVIQAYQDHKGDNLEDLEAKLDEIILRNAPSIERFISSIKLFASVAPLLGLLGTVMGMIGTFQAITLFGTGDPKLMAGGISEALVTTMLGLVVAIPLLFLYTIVHSKGRRLVQTLEEQSAGFIARYQEKLHKAES